A genomic stretch from Bacillota bacterium includes:
- the galT gene encoding galactose-1-phosphate uridylyltransferase — protein MSELRWNPQLQQWVIVATHRQDRTYKPPAEFCPLCPTKPGAFPSEVPAEDYEIVVFENKFPSLKTPPPEPDVESSDLYPVKPAEGICEVICYSPNHTLTLGEAPVEHIHNLIQVWTDRYQELGSKPGINYVFIFENRGEAVGVTLHHPHGQIYAFPFIPPTPEKELAAAKQHFDAKGTCLYCDILKKEREDSARIVCENDSFTAMVPFYARYPYEVHILANRHVGALTDLTDEEQQDLAKVLKELITRYDNLFGFQLPYIMVLHQKPTKGDYPEYHFHFEFYPFNRTETKLKFLAGVESGAGTFITDMSPEDQAERLKGVKI, from the coding sequence ATGTCAGAACTAAGATGGAATCCTCAACTCCAGCAGTGGGTGATTGTTGCTACCCACCGCCAAGACAGAACTTACAAACCGCCGGCGGAATTCTGCCCCCTCTGCCCTACTAAACCGGGCGCATTTCCCTCAGAAGTTCCAGCTGAGGACTATGAAATTGTAGTATTTGAAAACAAATTTCCTTCGCTGAAAACACCTCCGCCGGAACCGGATGTGGAATCCTCCGATTTATATCCGGTCAAGCCAGCTGAAGGAATCTGTGAGGTTATCTGCTACTCACCCAACCATACCCTGACCCTGGGAGAGGCACCGGTAGAGCACATCCACAACTTAATTCAGGTGTGGACCGACCGCTACCAGGAACTGGGCTCGAAACCCGGTATCAACTATGTGTTCATCTTTGAAAATCGGGGTGAAGCGGTAGGTGTAACTCTGCATCATCCCCACGGGCAGATTTACGCATTTCCATTTATTCCACCCACACCGGAAAAGGAATTGGCTGCGGCAAAACAGCACTTTGATGCGAAGGGCACCTGCTTATACTGCGATATCCTGAAAAAAGAGCGGGAGGACAGCGCTAGAATCGTCTGTGAAAACGACAGTTTCACAGCCATGGTACCTTTCTACGCTCGCTATCCATATGAAGTGCATATCCTAGCCAACCGCCATGTAGGCGCCTTGACTGATTTAACCGATGAGGAGCAGCAGGATCTGGCCAAGGTCTTAAAAGAGTTGATTACCCGCTATGATAATCTCTTCGGTTTTCAGCTGCCGTACATAATGGTACTGCACCAAAAACCTACCAAAGGAGATTATCCAGAGTACCATTTCCATTTTGAATTCTACCCCTTCAACCGCACCGAAACCAAGCTCAAATTCCTAGCCGGTGTGGAGTCGGGCGCAGGTACTTTTATTACCGATATGAGTCCAGAAGATCAGGCTGAACGTCTGAAAGGTGTGAAAATATGA
- a CDS encoding D-alanine--D-alanine ligase: MSKLRVGVIFGGRSGEHEVSLMSAKSIISALNPQKYDIIPIGITKDGRWVLNGEACQLLGTADLPQLSFTSFPDDGGNFPLIPDPNLKSDYVDVIFPVLHGPHGEDGTIQGMLELADIPYVGAGVLGSAVSMDKGIMRTVLAQAELPLLKWETILRSKWEADPEPIISLIEAEIGYPCFVKPANLGSSVGITKASNREQLIQAVNYACEFDRRVVVEEALAAPREIECSVLGNDDPIASIPGEIIPGSEFYDYEDKYINEKSQLIIPAELTAEQEQIIKDYAIRTFKAVDCAGMARVDFFLARDGQIYVNEINTIPGFTKISMYPKLWEASGLGYSKLLDRLIELALERYRDRKRRRVSVF; this comes from the coding sequence ATGTCTAAACTGCGTGTGGGGGTAATCTTTGGGGGCCGATCCGGCGAACATGAAGTCTCGCTGATGTCGGCTAAATCAATTATTTCAGCTCTAAACCCCCAAAAATATGATATCATTCCCATCGGCATTACCAAGGATGGCCGGTGGGTGCTGAATGGCGAAGCGTGCCAGCTGTTGGGCACAGCCGATCTGCCTCAGCTGAGTTTTACCAGCTTTCCTGATGACGGTGGCAATTTTCCTTTGATCCCCGATCCTAACCTTAAAAGTGATTACGTCGATGTAATTTTTCCGGTCCTGCACGGTCCGCATGGGGAAGATGGGACTATTCAGGGGATGCTGGAGCTGGCGGATATTCCCTATGTGGGAGCCGGAGTGTTAGGTTCAGCCGTATCCATGGATAAGGGAATTATGCGCACGGTGCTCGCCCAAGCGGAACTGCCGCTGTTAAAATGGGAGACAATTCTCCGCAGCAAATGGGAAGCCGACCCAGAACCGATTATCAGTTTGATTGAGGCAGAAATCGGCTATCCCTGTTTTGTCAAACCGGCAAACCTCGGCTCGAGCGTGGGGATAACCAAAGCTTCTAACCGGGAGCAGTTGATTCAAGCAGTCAACTATGCCTGCGAATTTGACCGCCGAGTTGTGGTTGAAGAGGCTCTGGCTGCTCCGCGAGAAATTGAGTGCAGCGTTTTGGGCAACGATGATCCCATCGCTTCCATTCCTGGTGAGATTATTCCCGGCAGCGAATTTTATGATTATGAAGACAAGTATATCAATGAAAAATCACAGCTGATCATTCCCGCTGAGCTTACAGCTGAGCAGGAGCAGATTATTAAGGACTATGCCATCAGAACTTTTAAAGCAGTAGACTGCGCTGGTATGGCAAGGGTGGACTTTTTCTTGGCGCGGGACGGTCAAATTTATGTCAATGAGATTAATACAATTCCCGGCTTTACCAAAATCTCCATGTATCCGAAGTTATGGGAAGCATCAGGCTTAGGCTACAGTAAACTTTTGGATCGCTTGATTGAGCTGGCCCTTGAGCGTTATCGAGATCGCAAGCGCCGGCGTGTTTCAGTTTTTTAG
- a CDS encoding peptidoglycan bridge formation glycyltransferase FemA/FemB family protein: MFTCEIIENRNREYDHYIISHPYGHLFQSSAWGEFKRFYGWQPIRLLIRSRSLITASVSLLNHQLFNNYTFLYAPRGPVMHFDSSQLLDFLLDKIAGIADTTNAVFLKIDPALPKIAGKAKTRLVEKGFKQIWGGKPQKSLQLAQVYRIHLPYQNKSHITLIKSMGKLNKLTVEHSTSMEKLKLFYALLLEYGELTDVKVRAFDYYLRMWQLMEEFGVHLFLVRQKNYVIGASLLVSFGPTCYSLYTVYRQRHLGLYPESFLHLAIMEWAAAAGYKNYEIMDTLLTTKQTSGDTRLFSFPVEPYTYLGEFDLVYRPWQYQLWNLLFPVYNWSVKN, from the coding sequence ATGTTTACCTGCGAGATTATCGAAAATAGAAATCGCGAATACGATCACTACATTATTTCCCATCCCTACGGCCACCTATTTCAGTCCTCCGCCTGGGGAGAATTCAAACGCTTCTATGGATGGCAGCCAATCCGCCTGCTAATCCGCAGCCGCAGTCTAATTACAGCATCCGTGTCTCTTCTCAATCACCAGCTGTTCAATAATTACACATTTTTGTACGCCCCCCGGGGACCGGTGATGCATTTTGACAGCAGTCAGCTGCTGGATTTCCTCCTTGATAAAATCGCAGGAATTGCTGACACTACTAATGCGGTTTTTCTTAAAATAGACCCGGCACTGCCCAAAATCGCGGGAAAGGCCAAAACAAGATTGGTTGAAAAGGGCTTTAAACAGATCTGGGGCGGAAAACCCCAAAAAAGTCTGCAGCTAGCCCAAGTTTACCGGATCCACCTGCCGTACCAAAACAAATCCCATATTACTTTAATTAAAAGTATGGGAAAGCTCAATAAATTGACGGTTGAACACTCCACATCCATGGAAAAACTAAAGCTTTTTTACGCGCTGCTGTTGGAATACGGAGAACTTACTGATGTAAAGGTTAGGGCTTTCGACTATTACCTGCGGATGTGGCAGCTGATGGAAGAGTTCGGTGTGCATTTATTTCTGGTCAGGCAGAAAAACTATGTAATCGGCGCCAGTCTGCTGGTCAGCTTCGGTCCCACCTGCTACAGCCTTTACACAGTTTATCGCCAGCGGCATCTTGGTTTGTATCCGGAATCATTTCTGCACCTTGCCATTATGGAATGGGCCGCCGCTGCCGGTTATAAGAACTATGAGATCATGGATACCCTGCTGACAACAAAACAGACGAGCGGTGACACTCGTCTGTTCAGCTTCCCAGTAGAACCTTACACATATTTAGGTGAGTTTGATTTAGTTTACCGCCCCTGGCAGTATCAGCTCTGGAATCTTCTCTTTCCAGTGTATAACTGGTCTGTAAAAAACTAA
- a CDS encoding ABC-F family ATP-binding cassette domain-containing protein, which yields MQIINLTKYYADQLIFAQVSAVVNKGEQIGLVGANGTGKTTLLRIISGEVLQDEGELIKPQNYRIGYLKQMLPETELSVLEYLKEAYAELLSVQDQMRRLEQELAFPEVYENPELLDTKMQQYAEIQQQWETLGGYTYQAQINSTVLGLGLRLDDLEKPLTALSGGERVRAQLARLLLEAPDLLLLDEPSNHLDLDALEWLEDFLQSYPNAVIIASHDRYFLDRFANKIWELSDHTLYQYRGGFSAYQVMRQQRLEQTQQQAEKQQEEIAKIEAFIRKFGAGTRASQAKSLAKKLEKMEPVSVSSEPQSIEFQFRPQRQTGVKVVNFDEIYKKYDKVVLDHVSGEIRRGDRIALLGANGSGKSTLLKILAGRLDYSGTIEWGANIDLGYFDQHLELEHNQTVLDELYLTYDLDYGQLRNILARFLFTGDQVFQSVQVLSGGERNRLLLAKLFLAAPNVMLLDEPTNHLDIYAREALESALSEYTGTMLFVTHDRYLVDLLATRLWILENGKITEFAGNYSQYREYLRAEQQQRTKEKKEKAKPQTAAQPSHRKLNQERERIEAEIFRCEQEKSELEARMADPEFYQDPDEVKRVNQIYQKLTTELEDYYQQWEQLVDTIQIKDDE from the coding sequence ATGCAGATAATCAATCTTACAAAATATTATGCAGATCAGCTGATCTTCGCGCAGGTTTCAGCTGTAGTAAATAAAGGTGAGCAAATCGGTTTAGTCGGAGCTAACGGCACAGGAAAAACTACCCTGCTGCGCATTATTTCTGGTGAAGTACTCCAAGACGAAGGTGAGTTAATTAAACCGCAGAACTACCGCATCGGTTATCTTAAGCAGATGCTGCCTGAAACAGAACTTAGTGTACTGGAGTATCTAAAAGAGGCTTATGCTGAGCTGCTATCGGTTCAAGACCAGATGCGCCGCTTGGAGCAGGAATTAGCTTTTCCGGAAGTCTATGAGAATCCTGAGCTTCTGGATACAAAAATGCAGCAGTACGCTGAAATTCAGCAGCAGTGGGAAACTTTAGGCGGCTATACTTATCAGGCGCAGATCAACAGCACAGTTTTGGGTTTAGGCCTCCGCCTTGATGATTTAGAAAAACCGCTCACTGCATTAAGCGGTGGGGAGCGGGTCAGGGCGCAGTTGGCCAGGCTGCTTCTGGAAGCCCCGGATCTGCTTCTTTTGGATGAGCCTTCCAACCATCTTGATCTGGATGCGCTGGAGTGGCTGGAGGATTTTCTCCAGAGTTATCCCAACGCAGTAATAATTGCCTCTCACGACCGCTACTTTCTTGACCGTTTTGCCAATAAGATTTGGGAACTTTCGGATCACACTCTGTATCAATACCGGGGTGGTTTTTCCGCTTATCAGGTTATGCGCCAGCAGCGATTGGAGCAGACACAGCAGCAGGCTGAAAAGCAGCAGGAAGAAATCGCTAAGATTGAGGCGTTTATTCGGAAGTTCGGCGCGGGAACCCGCGCATCCCAGGCTAAGAGCCTGGCCAAAAAGCTGGAGAAAATGGAGCCTGTTTCGGTCAGCAGTGAGCCCCAGAGCATCGAATTTCAATTTCGTCCCCAGCGCCAAACCGGTGTAAAAGTAGTGAATTTCGACGAAATTTATAAGAAATATGATAAAGTAGTCTTGGATCATGTCAGCGGCGAGATCCGCCGGGGAGACCGGATTGCCCTTTTGGGAGCGAATGGTTCAGGTAAGTCCACGCTTTTAAAGATTCTTGCCGGCCGCCTTGACTATTCCGGTACAATTGAGTGGGGTGCCAATATCGATCTGGGCTATTTTGACCAGCACTTGGAATTGGAACACAACCAGACTGTCCTGGACGAGCTGTATTTGACCTATGATTTGGATTATGGGCAGCTCCGCAATATTTTGGCGCGATTCTTATTTACCGGGGATCAAGTTTTTCAATCAGTTCAGGTTCTCAGCGGCGGTGAGCGCAACCGTCTGCTGCTGGCTAAGTTATTTCTTGCTGCTCCAAACGTTATGCTTTTGGACGAGCCTACCAACCATTTAGATATTTATGCCCGGGAAGCGCTTGAATCCGCCCTCAGCGAATACACCGGCACGATGCTATTTGTTACCCATGACAGGTATTTAGTCGATCTGCTCGCTACCAGGCTGTGGATTCTGGAGAATGGTAAGATCACCGAGTTTGCAGGTAATTACTCGCAGTACCGTGAATACTTAAGAGCCGAACAGCAGCAGAGGACCAAAGAAAAAAAAGAAAAGGCTAAACCTCAAACTGCTGCGCAGCCCAGCCATCGCAAACTGAATCAGGAACGAGAGCGGATTGAAGCAGAGATTTTCCGCTGCGAGCAGGAAAAATCTGAATTAGAAGCAAGAATGGCGGATCCGGAATTCTACCAAGATCCTGATGAGGTTAAACGAGTGAATCAAATTTACCAAAAACTAACAACTGAGCTGGAGGATTATTATCAACAGTGGGAACAGCTTGTTGATACTATCCAAATAAAGGATGATGAATAA
- a CDS encoding DnaD domain protein, with protein MSDRHSEGIVIKGLEKLPLQIPVELLIAQKTLGITAVMVWINMAMFVQQNQPVNIALISEAMDITKTDVNKALARLADYGWINDEGYEIKLCIPESKPAEPDVELLDPQQRGFEWLINFWTNKVGAPSPEEMQTLLFWVETKQVSHDVVAVAVEEMCSATDNPNMGYLEGILRNWTMEGVYTYQQLLDKPYLARVLQQAQTKAQIHPEAERKWKELFPDEFDS; from the coding sequence ATGTCTGACAGGCATTCGGAAGGCATTGTGATTAAAGGGTTAGAGAAGCTGCCGCTTCAAATACCGGTGGAACTTTTGATTGCCCAGAAAACTCTGGGTATTACTGCAGTGATGGTGTGGATCAATATGGCTATGTTTGTACAGCAGAACCAGCCGGTAAATATTGCTTTAATCAGCGAAGCAATGGACATCACAAAAACAGATGTTAACAAGGCTTTAGCCCGCTTAGCGGACTATGGCTGGATCAATGATGAGGGGTATGAGATTAAACTCTGTATTCCAGAGTCCAAACCGGCTGAGCCCGATGTTGAACTGCTGGACCCTCAGCAGAGAGGCTTTGAGTGGCTGATTAATTTCTGGACAAACAAAGTGGGAGCACCCAGTCCGGAAGAAATGCAGACGCTTTTGTTCTGGGTAGAAACAAAGCAGGTTTCCCATGATGTGGTGGCGGTGGCAGTAGAAGAGATGTGCTCTGCTACCGATAACCCCAATATGGGTTACCTGGAAGGAATACTGCGCAATTGGACTATGGAAGGTGTTTATACCTATCAGCAGCTGCTGGACAAACCTTATCTAGCAAGAGTGCTGCAGCAAGCGCAAACCAAGGCGCAAATTCACCCCGAAGCCGAGCGCAAGTGGAAGGAGTTATTCCCAGATGAGTTCGATTCCTAA
- the dnaB gene encoding replicative DNA helicase, with the protein MSSIPKTVQTLPIDIEAEKRVLGILIKYPQEIDYIIERLRPEHFYYPEHRKIYEVILNLYTQAGRISYTQIYSELRKSKAFANPAQVLMGLTESIVAISELQPSVELILYKAGLRRILEAAHTIESMVAKEEGQDLSEIQATAQELIFAATESHLEGESDAKSLLEVLNKCYVKLIERRQGLDSAYGLSVRFPSVDAMTTGFKKKDLIILAARPSMGKTAFALNMVVNVAKRNIPVLIFSLEMDDEQIGDRIVLSEFFSYKDQGDVEITSAEYQTKLSDEQFALAQSVFNELYQLPITIVDKRGLSCAEIRAKARKVKANQPDLGLIVIDYLQLIKPPSGSSGRTWSLIVGEIVRELRDLAGELDVPIILISQLNRSVESRDNKRPMMSDLRDSGNIEEFADVVMFLYRDDYYNPERAEAEGTKGEVEIIFAKQRKGPTGTVKLKFIKEYTRFIDEFVQ; encoded by the coding sequence ATGAGTTCGATTCCTAAAACAGTACAGACCCTGCCCATAGACATTGAGGCGGAAAAGCGGGTCTTAGGCATTTTAATTAAATATCCGCAGGAAATAGACTATATTATTGAAAGACTGCGCCCGGAGCATTTTTACTATCCTGAGCACCGCAAGATTTACGAAGTAATTCTTAATTTATACACTCAAGCGGGGCGGATTTCCTATACTCAGATCTACAGTGAACTGCGAAAAAGCAAAGCCTTTGCCAATCCTGCGCAGGTACTGATGGGCTTAACTGAATCGATTGTAGCAATCAGCGAGCTGCAGCCCAGCGTAGAGCTGATTTTATACAAAGCCGGGCTGAGGAGGATTTTAGAAGCAGCTCATACCATCGAAAGTATGGTAGCCAAGGAGGAAGGTCAGGATCTTTCTGAGATTCAAGCCACAGCCCAAGAGCTGATCTTTGCTGCTACCGAAAGCCATCTAGAAGGAGAATCAGATGCAAAGTCCCTCCTAGAGGTATTAAACAAATGCTATGTAAAGCTGATTGAGAGGCGTCAGGGCTTAGACAGTGCCTATGGGCTGTCGGTGCGTTTTCCGTCGGTGGACGCCATGACAACTGGATTCAAGAAAAAGGACTTGATTATTCTGGCTGCTCGACCCAGTATGGGTAAAACAGCTTTTGCCCTGAATATGGTTGTTAATGTGGCTAAGCGCAATATTCCAGTCTTGATCTTCAGCTTAGAGATGGATGATGAGCAGATCGGTGACCGGATCGTATTATCCGAGTTCTTCAGCTATAAAGATCAGGGTGATGTTGAGATTACCTCAGCTGAGTATCAGACAAAATTAAGTGATGAGCAGTTTGCTCTGGCGCAGAGCGTCTTTAACGAGCTGTACCAGCTGCCCATTACTATTGTAGATAAAAGGGGCTTATCATGCGCGGAAATTCGGGCTAAAGCCCGGAAAGTCAAAGCTAATCAGCCTGATTTAGGTCTGATCGTCATCGACTACCTGCAGTTGATTAAACCGCCATCCGGTTCATCGGGTCGCACCTGGTCTTTAATCGTGGGCGAAATCGTGCGGGAACTGCGGGATTTAGCCGGAGAACTGGATGTGCCGATCATTCTCATTTCGCAGCTGAATCGCTCGGTGGAGAGCCGGGATAACAAGCGTCCGATGATGTCGGATCTGCGGGATTCGGGAAATATTGAGGAATTTGCGGACGTAGTCATGTTCCTCTATCGGGATGATTACTACAACCCGGAGCGGGCTGAAGCCGAAGGCACCAAGGGTGAGGTGGAGATTATTTTCGCCAAGCAGAGGAAAGGGCCGACCGGAACGGTGAAGTTGAAGTTTATCAAAGAATACACGCGTTTTATTGATGAATTTGTCCAATAG
- the rsmA gene encoding 16S rRNA (adenine(1518)-N(6)/adenine(1519)-N(6))-dimethyltransferase RsmA, translating to MDYSQLTSPRAVKKLMRDYEIRFKKRFGQNFLVDRNILNKIIDSAELKPDHYVLEIGTGLGTLTYALAEQCRRVITFEIDHDLVQIFRENQSAANVQLIAGDALKYDWREVLLESGWQDERVSLVANLPYYLTSPLIMKALESGLPFESIVVMVQKEVADRMQAEPGTKDYGLLTLAVGYYADVEIVTKVPRTVFIPAPDVDSAVVKLTPHPVHGEADRKALFAVMRAAFAQRRKTLKNNLKDLIKEWGTAPEEFDRILAELDLPKDVRGESLSLKQFIELTLKLTAEHR from the coding sequence GTGGATTACAGTCAGTTAACCAGCCCCCGCGCAGTAAAAAAGCTGATGCGGGATTACGAGATCCGCTTTAAGAAGCGGTTTGGTCAAAACTTTCTCGTTGACCGCAATATCTTAAATAAAATCATTGACAGCGCTGAGCTTAAGCCGGATCATTATGTGCTGGAAATCGGCACAGGGCTGGGCACCTTGACTTATGCCTTAGCAGAGCAGTGCCGCAGAGTAATTACTTTTGAGATTGACCATGATCTGGTCCAAATTTTTCGGGAGAATCAGAGCGCAGCTAATGTGCAGCTTATCGCCGGAGATGCCCTAAAGTATGATTGGCGGGAAGTGCTGTTAGAATCCGGCTGGCAGGATGAGCGGGTTAGTTTGGTTGCCAACCTGCCCTATTATCTTACTTCTCCCCTGATAATGAAAGCATTGGAGAGCGGGTTACCTTTTGAATCGATTGTGGTGATGGTGCAGAAAGAAGTTGCTGATAGAATGCAGGCCGAGCCAGGCACTAAAGATTATGGACTGCTGACTCTCGCTGTCGGATACTACGCCGATGTTGAAATTGTCACCAAGGTGCCGCGCACAGTGTTTATACCCGCTCCCGATGTTGATTCAGCCGTGGTTAAACTGACACCACATCCTGTTCATGGGGAGGCGGATCGCAAAGCTTTATTTGCAGTAATGCGGGCGGCCTTTGCTCAAAGGCGCAAGACGCTTAAGAATAACTTGAAGGATTTAATAAAAGAGTGGGGTACCGCGCCAGAAGAATTTGACCGCATTTTAGCAGAATTGGATCTGCCCAAAGATGTGCGGGGAGAATCGCTGTCGCTTAAGCAGTTTATAGAGCTGACGCTGAAATTAACCGCAGAACATCGGTAG
- the yabG gene encoding sporulation peptidase YabG, producing the protein MRKTSVGDMVTRRSYGEDIVFYVRRILDADPPIAQLIGVNVRLAADSPLDDLIVLDYRMKPASPSAVKAIIAQIMLQRTKPVPRIDARPEAAKTDYVAIPGRVLHVDGEEHYLNQCLALYSNLNVPVIGLHIPEPEQPVKIRSVLEKYNPDILVITGHDGLLRKNSNRDFLINYRSSQYFVETVKQARLHDSNRDGLVIIAGACQSHFESLIEAGANFASAPERVMIHCYDPVFVAEKIAYTPFTQVVNLPELFYATISGKDGVGGVETRGKLRQGFPRIKSWLPVKSYEKQH; encoded by the coding sequence ATGAGAAAAACTAGCGTGGGTGATATGGTCACTCGACGGTCTTATGGTGAAGATATTGTTTTTTATGTCAGGCGGATTTTAGATGCTGATCCTCCCATTGCGCAGCTGATTGGTGTTAATGTGCGGCTGGCAGCCGACAGCCCTTTAGATGATTTAATAGTCTTAGACTACCGCATGAAACCGGCAAGCCCATCGGCTGTTAAAGCTATTATCGCCCAGATCATGCTGCAGCGAACCAAGCCGGTGCCGAGAATTGATGCTCGTCCGGAGGCGGCCAAAACAGATTATGTGGCTATTCCTGGTCGGGTTCTCCATGTCGATGGAGAAGAGCATTATCTCAACCAATGCTTGGCGCTGTACAGCAATCTGAATGTTCCTGTAATCGGCCTGCATATTCCAGAACCGGAACAGCCTGTTAAAATCAGGTCTGTATTGGAAAAATACAATCCGGATATATTAGTTATAACAGGGCATGATGGCCTGCTGCGCAAAAACAGCAATCGCGATTTTTTGATCAACTACCGCTCCAGCCAGTATTTCGTCGAGACTGTGAAGCAGGCCCGCCTCCACGATTCTAATCGCGACGGACTGGTGATTATTGCCGGCGCGTGCCAAAGCCATTTTGAAAGCTTGATTGAAGCCGGAGCAAATTTTGCCAGTGCGCCGGAGCGGGTGATGATTCACTGTTACGATCCGGTTTTTGTTGCGGAGAAAATTGCCTACACCCCCTTTACCCAGGTTGTCAATCTGCCGGAGCTGTTCTATGCTACGATCAGCGGCAAAGACGGTGTTGGGGGAGTAGAAACCAGGGGCAAGCTGCGCCAGGGTTTTCCCCGAATCAAATCATGGCTGCCTGTAAAATCTTATGAAAAACAGCATTAA